The DNA window AACAAGAACCCAGATAACAATAAATGAAGGTGTTGATAAAAAATATTAATCAGAAAAAAGATTAGGTTAAATGCCAGTTAATGACAAGTGTCCTTATTTTACAAAGGAGTTCTATGCCTGCGTAAGGTGAGTACCTAACCAATAACTTGGAATATATTTAACACTTTTAAAGGTATTTAATTGAGGGAGTAAAAATAAAAAGATTAATCCAGATAGTTGCTAAAAGGGTAGGATTAAGCATCTAATGAGGCTTATCTATTTGCTCTTATATTCTTGAATATAAGTTCTACATTACTCTAGCTTATCTATTTCATAAACGACGTTAACGTTTGCTTTGATTTCAATGTCGCCTGGTTCTATAGGCGTCAGCTCCGAAGCCATAGTTTTAAGAAACATAGGAGTTAAAGATTGGGGAGATCTAGCAAGGGTATCGTTGAGGGAGATGGATAAAAGGCGGTTTAGTTTTACTTGGGCAGCCTCAGCCATGACTTTAGCATCAGCAATAGCATTCTTAGTGGCTTTGGCGACAGCTTCTTCCCAATAAACTCTTTCATCTTTTAAACTAGCATAGATGTGATCGATTTTATTGGCTCCTGCTTGATGAGCCGTGTCAATAAGAGCGCCGATCTCTTTAATTTTACCTGTCTTTATCTTAAGGGTATTAGAGACTTCATAGCCATTGATGGTAGGGCGCCAGCCAGCAGGCGGATTTTGAGGGGGAAGAGTATAGGTAGGTTGGATGCTAAATTGGCCTGTTTGGTATTCAGACTTATCAAAACCTTTTTTGTTTAGCTCTCGAATGATATTTTGCATTTTTTTAGAATTTTCCGCTAATACACTAGCGGCTTCTGCTCCCAAGTTAGTGACACCAATGGTTAAGCTAATTTGGTCTGCTTGCCTATGTAAAACAGCTTGACCTTTCAGGCTTAGTGTAGGAGCCTCTGCTGCCCTTGCAAATTCGCCTAAGAACAAGCAAAGTACTAGAGTTAAAACTTTAAACATCATCACCTTTCTTCCTAATTTCTTATTAATTAACCGATAGATCTTCAGGAATCATAGAAAGCGAGGCATATTTCCCTCCCATCTCTCGTAAAAGACTTTGCCAAAGTTTATCGGGAGGAGTATGAAAAATATGCTTAGCGTTGGCAGGATAGACGAACCATGTTTCATCTAGCAATTCTCTTTCCAATTGGCCTGCCCCCCAGCCGGCATATCCAAAGCAAAGATGGATATAAGGCCCATTCTCATCATTTAAAGACTCTTGTAAGAATTGTAAATCTCCACCCAGATAAATATCTTTAGTGATTTGTAAAGCTTGATGAGAAATATCTTTGCCCGTATGAAGAAGCATCATTTGGTTAGTTTGGACAGGCCCTCCTCCACGTATTCCTACACGTGGATTAGCTAAATGTTGGACGCTAATAATTTCTTCAGGCAATTCAAGATCCAAAGGTTTATTGATAACCAGGCCAAAAGATCCACTCGGGTTATGCTCGCAGATAAGAACGACGGCGCGAAAGAATATGCCTTTATCGATATCGGGAGAGGCGATCAGAAAATGGCCTTTTTGTATTTGTGTATAGGGGATAGCTTCCATCACTCACCTAACTTAATCTTTTACACCATTCATAACTTGCACAGAATTGTTTGTAAATCTCTAAGTCTGTTCACTCTGGTTTTTTAGCATTCCTGTCTATAAGTTGTTGATTATACATCTTTAATGCCTCTTCAGTCTCAGCTACTCGTCTAAGTAGTTCTCGATAAGCTTTTTGGAACGCTTGATCTTCAAAAAGCTTACATTCTGATGCACTTCCATGGGTTTGCTCAGCCAAAGCATAGACCCGTGAGAGCGAAGTGTTGATTTGATCGATTTCTTGGTTGAAATAATTACGAAATTCTTGAGGGGTAGAGAGGGTGTATAAAAGGTTAAGGCGGCGTGCGCGAAGGCGTTGCCAGCCTTTATCCATATTGAATAGTAAGCCATAGTGGTTAATATCATTCATCATCGTTTCTCCTTTGCTTAAGAAGGAGTTAACTTTCAAATATAGCTGATCAGTCATCAACAATTTTCCTAAGGTTCCTTGCCCCTTTTCAACATAGCTTAAAATATTACTCCCTTTATCTGTAAGTAGGCGAAAGTTGTGGGAAGCTGCAGATAAGTTACTTAACATGCTCTCCACTCTTTCCCATGAGGTAAGGACTTTTTCAGTAAGCGCGTGTGTATTTCCTACCATTTGAGAAAGTTGTAACGGTTGGTTTAGAGCATGAGTGATAGAATTAACATTTTGGATAGCGATTCCTAATTTCTCTATAATTTTTTCTTCCGATATTTCATTGAATACGGTAGAGATAGAATTAAGAGAGGTATCAAATTTCCCTGCAAGCTCCTTAAATTCTTTAAGGGTATCTTCCACACTACCCGCTTCAGAGGCATACAAAATCTCCTCATTCACAAGGCGTAAAGGTTCTCCTGCCTTGGAAGGAAGGGGAATAATGACAACGGATCTTTCTCCTAGAAGGCCGGAGGTACGCACAGAAATCTCATCGGTGCTAAAGACATTAACATTGGAATCTACATGCAGTACAAGCTCATAAACATAAATAATTCCCTGATACGGTTGACGAGATTCTATCGCATCTTTTATCTCGTGAATAGCGGCTACTTCACCGACAGGTTTACCAGCAAATGAGACTCGGGTGCCTACTGAAATTTTATCAATATTAGGGAAACGTACACGCAGCACCCGCTTTTCATCTCCTAAGGAAGGGTGTAAAAACATTAGAGCAAACACAATGACTGCCATAGCGGTGACAACAAAAATTCCTATCATAATATTTTTCAATGGATCGGTCATAATGATTTTATTTGCTCCAGATTTTTATAATTAGAGGAAGGCGAGTAATCGCGAGTGACGATAGCGTTTTCAAAAAAGGCATTGATTAGGGGATCATCAATTTTAACAAAGTTCTCTTTAGAAGCTATATGGATGAGTTTTCCATCATGATGGAAAGCCAATCGATCACCTACTTCCATAGCAGAATGAATGTCATGGGTGACCACAATACTAGTAGCTTTTAGTTCATGTTTAGTAGTATTGATTAATTGATTGATTTGCTGGGCTGTAATAGGGTCTAACCCTGTAGTAGGTTCATCATAAAGAATTATTTTAGGCCGATAGATTACTAAGCGAGCTAAAGCCGCTCGTTTACGCATTCCTCCCGATAAATCAGAGGGCATTGCTTTTTGCTTGCCACTTAATCCCACTATTTCAAGAGCTTCTGCTACGCGTTGCTGTATTTCTCTCTCATCCACTTCTTTTTCATGCTGCCGCAGATAAAAAGCGGTATTTTCTCCGACATTCATGGAATCAAAAAGAGCAGCGCCTTGAAATAGCATGCCTACTTCTTTGGTTACCTTTAGCTGCTCATGTTGGCTAAGAGAATGAAGAGCTTTACCATTGATGTTAATTGTGCCTTGATCAGGAAATTCAATGCCCATAATCTGGCGCAAAAGCACGCTTTTGCCTACTCCCGATCTTCCCAGAATAACTAGCGTTTCGCCTTCATAGATCTCTAAAGTGAGACCTTTAAGGACTTTTAATGCGCCATAGGATTTGTGTAAATTTTGAACTTCGATGATCGCCATTTAAATTCCTTTAGCTTGCAAAGTATTCGATGTAAGCATAGGAGCTATTTAAGGCTACGGTGATTAAAAAGTTGGCGACTAGAATCACAGAATAGCAGATGACCACGCTGTTGGTCGTTGCTCGTCCTACTCCCGCAGCTCCTCCACGCGTGGTCATGCCGCGATAACAGGAAATGGTGATGATGATCACGCCGAAAATAAAAGCTTTTGCCAATCCGCTAAAAAAATCGAAAAGCTCAATGTTGACTGGCAAGGGATCAATAAAAGATGTGGAAGCCATTCCATAGTAATAGACTGCAATAAAGTAGCCTCCTAAAATTCCGCATAAGCAGCTAAAAATGGTAAGCAGGGGCATCATGACTAATCCAGCGATAAAACGAGGGGCCACTAAATAACGTAAAGGATTCACAGACATGGATTTTAAAGCATCAATTTGCTCTGTTACCCGCATAGTACCTAATGTTGCACACATCGAGGCACCTACTCGGCCTGTGATCATGAAAGCTGTAAGCACGGGACCTAATTCTACCAGCATAGATTTGGTGACCATTAAGCCTGTTGCACTAGCAAGCCCTTTATCGGAAAGCTGAAAATAAGCTTGTGCGGCAAGCACCATGCCAGTAGAAAAGCCGGTGATGCCCACGACCGGTAAAGATAAAACTCCGATTTCATACAGTTGGTCGCGAATTAAAAACCATTGAGGAGGCTTGCGCAAGCTTACTGCAATC is part of the Neochlamydia sp. AcF84 genome and encodes:
- a CDS encoding SIMPL domain-containing protein (The SIMPL domain is named for its presence in mouse protein SIMPL (signalling molecule that associates with mouse pelle-like kinase). Bacterial member BP26, from Brucella, was shown to assemble into a channel-like structure, while YggE from E. coli has been associated with resistance to oxidative stress.); protein product: MMFKVLTLVLCLFLGEFARAAEAPTLSLKGQAVLHRQADQISLTIGVTNLGAEAASVLAENSKKMQNIIRELNKKGFDKSEYQTGQFSIQPTYTLPPQNPPAGWRPTINGYEVSNTLKIKTGKIKEIGALIDTAHQAGANKIDHIYASLKDERVYWEEAVAKATKNAIADAKVMAEAAQVKLNRLLSISLNDTLARSPQSLTPMFLKTMASELTPIEPGDIEIKANVNVVYEIDKLE
- a CDS encoding MlaD family protein, producing MTDPLKNIMIGIFVVTAMAVIVFALMFLHPSLGDEKRVLRVRFPNIDKISVGTRVSFAGKPVGEVAAIHEIKDAIESRQPYQGIIYVYELVLHVDSNVNVFSTDEISVRTSGLLGERSVVIIPLPSKAGEPLRLVNEEILYASEAGSVEDTLKEFKELAGKFDTSLNSISTVFNEISEEKIIEKLGIAIQNVNSITHALNQPLQLSQMVGNTHALTEKVLTSWERVESMLSNLSAASHNFRLLTDKGSNILSYVEKGQGTLGKLLMTDQLYLKVNSFLSKGETMMNDINHYGLLFNMDKGWQRLRARRLNLLYTLSTPQEFRNYFNQEIDQINTSLSRVYALAEQTHGSASECKLFEDQAFQKAYRELLRRVAETEEALKMYNQQLIDRNAKKPE
- a CDS encoding ABC transporter permease; this translates as MSKHWLLGSPIGRSLASLGDYIVFITSVIAVSLRKPPQWFLIRDQLYEIGVLSLPVVGITGFSTGMVLAAQAYFQLSDKGLASATGLMVTKSMLVELGPVLTAFMITGRVGASMCATLGTMRVTEQIDALKSMSVNPLRYLVAPRFIAGLVMMPLLTIFSCLCGILGGYFIAVYYYGMASTSFIDPLPVNIELFDFFSGLAKAFIFGVIIITISCYRGMTTRGGAAGVGRATTNSVVICYSVILVANFLITVALNSSYAYIEYFAS
- a CDS encoding ATP-binding cassette domain-containing protein; this encodes MAIIEVQNLHKSYGALKVLKGLTLEIYEGETLVILGRSGVGKSVLLRQIMGIEFPDQGTININGKALHSLSQHEQLKVTKEVGMLFQGAALFDSMNVGENTAFYLRQHEKEVDEREIQQRVAEALEIVGLSGKQKAMPSDLSGGMRKRAALARLVIYRPKIILYDEPTTGLDPITAQQINQLINTTKHELKATSIVVTHDIHSAMEVGDRLAFHHDGKLIHIASKENFVKIDDPLINAFFENAIVTRDYSPSSNYKNLEQIKSL
- a CDS encoding YqgE/AlgH family protein, giving the protein MEAIPYTQIQKGHFLIASPDIDKGIFFRAVVLICEHNPSGSFGLVINKPLDLELPEEIISVQHLANPRVGIRGGGPVQTNQMMLLHTGKDISHQALQITKDIYLGGDLQFLQESLNDENGPYIHLCFGYAGWGAGQLERELLDETWFVYPANAKHIFHTPPDKLWQSLLREMGGKYASLSMIPEDLSVN